The Amycolatopsis mongoliensis genome includes a window with the following:
- the narH gene encoding nitrate reductase subunit beta, whose translation MRIRAQVAMVMNLDKCIGCHTCSVTCKQTWTNREGTEYVWFNNVETKPGIGYPKHYEDQERWKGGWQLDAKGRLVLRSGGRVKRLSRIFANPDLPTLEDYYEPATFDKDVLVNAPAGLTDTPVKQPRSALTGEPMSLEWGANWEDGLGGAHERAGTDPNITAMDPEAAARVKFEFEKTFMFHLPRICEHCLNPACVSACPSGAMYKREEDGIVLVDQDRCRGWRMCVSACPYKKVYVNHATGKAEKCTFCFPRIEAGQPTICSETCVGRLRYLGLVFYDEDAVLAAASVEDERELLSAQRDVFLDPNDPETVRLATEAGLPEEWVLAAQASPVWKLISDYRIALPLHPEYRTLPMVWYVPPLSPVLDAVGAAGRDDTDADDVFHTIRDLRIPVEYLAELFTAGDADAVAGVLMKLAAMRSYMRARTLDGTVAEELCDSVGMSGKQIEAMYRLLAIAKYDERYVIPAAYSKDAAALEAQAASTSDCSLDCAGGPGMTEAATGERFHLVADDQRVRPGRRSLFSRRSDGRLGLTIDPAGGAS comes from the coding sequence ATGCGCATCCGCGCTCAAGTGGCGATGGTGATGAACCTCGACAAGTGCATCGGCTGCCACACGTGTTCGGTCACCTGCAAGCAGACCTGGACCAACCGCGAGGGCACCGAGTACGTCTGGTTCAACAACGTCGAGACGAAACCCGGCATCGGCTACCCGAAGCACTACGAGGACCAGGAACGCTGGAAGGGCGGCTGGCAGCTCGACGCCAAGGGCCGGCTGGTGCTGCGCTCCGGTGGCCGTGTGAAGCGGCTGTCGCGGATCTTCGCCAACCCGGACCTGCCGACGCTCGAGGACTACTACGAGCCCGCGACCTTCGACAAGGACGTCCTCGTGAACGCGCCCGCGGGACTGACCGACACCCCGGTCAAGCAGCCGCGCTCGGCGCTCACCGGCGAGCCGATGAGCCTGGAGTGGGGCGCCAACTGGGAAGACGGCCTCGGCGGCGCGCACGAGCGCGCCGGCACCGACCCGAACATCACCGCGATGGACCCCGAAGCGGCCGCACGGGTGAAGTTCGAGTTCGAGAAGACCTTCATGTTCCACCTGCCGCGCATCTGCGAGCACTGCCTCAACCCCGCCTGCGTCTCGGCCTGCCCGTCGGGCGCGATGTACAAGCGCGAGGAGGACGGCATCGTCCTGGTCGACCAGGACCGCTGCCGCGGCTGGCGCATGTGCGTCTCCGCCTGTCCCTACAAGAAGGTCTACGTCAACCACGCCACCGGCAAGGCCGAGAAGTGCACCTTCTGCTTCCCGCGCATCGAGGCCGGGCAGCCCACGATCTGCTCGGAGACCTGCGTCGGCCGCCTGCGCTACCTGGGCCTGGTCTTCTACGACGAGGACGCCGTGCTCGCCGCCGCCTCGGTCGAGGACGAGCGGGAGCTGCTTTCCGCGCAGCGGGACGTGTTCCTGGACCCGAACGACCCCGAAACGGTGCGGCTGGCCACCGAGGCCGGGCTGCCCGAAGAATGGGTGCTCGCCGCCCAGGCGTCCCCGGTGTGGAAGCTGATCAGCGACTACCGGATCGCCCTGCCCCTGCACCCGGAGTACCGCACCCTGCCGATGGTCTGGTACGTCCCGCCGCTCTCGCCGGTGCTGGACGCCGTCGGCGCGGCCGGGCGCGACGACACCGACGCCGACGACGTCTTCCACACCATCCGGGACCTCCGCATCCCGGTGGAGTACCTGGCCGAGCTGTTCACCGCGGGCGACGCCGACGCAGTGGCCGGCGTGCTGATGAAGCTGGCCGCGATGCGCTCCTACATGCGGGCCCGCACCCTCGACGGCACCGTCGCCGAGGAACTCTGCGACTCCGTCGGCATGTCGGGGAAGCAGATCGAGGCGATGTACCGGCTGCTGGCGATCGCCAAGTACGACGAGCGCTACGTCATCCCCGCCGCCTACAGCAAGGACGCGGCGGCGCTGGAAGCGCAGGCGGCGTCCACATCGGACTGTTCGCTGGACTGCGCGGGCGGGCCCGGCATGACCGAAGCGGCCACCGGCGAGCGGTTCCACCTCGTGGCCGACGACCAGCGGGTCCGCCCGGGCCGCCGGAGCCTCTTCAGCCGCCGGTCCGACGGCCGGCTCGGCCTGACCATCGACCCGGCGGGAGGCGCGTCATGA